One part of the Myxococcales bacterium genome encodes these proteins:
- a CDS encoding PD40 domain-containing protein, which yields MLLALQLQMKTIVLLVITMGMGFALSPKLSAAQTQNPLIEISPGRATAFRVALQRFRDLALPANALRADDLRGVIGEALEFTGVLLPLDHAAFLGPENSAPLSNRGRTDCGDWAQGGADALVEGEIRSNGGMLEVEFAVWDTARCTRLMSKTVSRVRPEAARLARTVADLIVEAFTGTPGCAATEIAMISSRTGQREVYVMDADGRHARAATRSPSLKSFPSWLPDAGGILYTSYTKEGPAGLFMTSRGKVRAGRLFPELLPGFAKFRGVFDRSGDYLAIVASIRGVSDIYTVHRATGKLKRLTKSPAIEVGPSWSPDGERLAFVSDRSGSPQIYTMNRHGGDVKRITYNGSYNTSPAWSPDGQWIAYETRVEGQFDIWLVDPSGTTSVPLITHRRSDESPSWSPDGRKLAFSSTRRGPADIYLIDRNGENLQRLTRNSGDNLSPAWGPFPR from the coding sequence ATGTTGCTCGCGCTCCAATTGCAAATGAAGACAATCGTGTTGTTGGTGATCACAATGGGAATGGGCTTCGCGCTCTCACCGAAGCTCTCTGCTGCACAAACCCAGAACCCGCTGATCGAGATCTCCCCGGGTCGCGCCACGGCGTTTCGCGTGGCGCTGCAACGCTTTCGCGATCTCGCGCTGCCAGCCAACGCGTTGCGGGCCGACGATCTGCGCGGAGTGATCGGCGAAGCGCTCGAGTTTACCGGCGTTCTTTTGCCGCTGGATCACGCGGCCTTTCTCGGTCCCGAAAACAGTGCCCCGCTCAGCAACCGCGGACGCACCGATTGCGGGGATTGGGCTCAGGGCGGGGCGGACGCCCTGGTCGAAGGCGAGATTCGCTCGAACGGCGGCATGCTGGAAGTCGAGTTCGCAGTTTGGGACACCGCACGCTGCACGCGTTTGATGTCCAAGACCGTTTCGCGGGTGCGCCCGGAAGCGGCGCGACTGGCCCGCACCGTTGCAGATCTGATCGTCGAGGCGTTTACCGGGACACCGGGCTGCGCGGCCACCGAGATTGCAATGATTTCCAGCCGCACTGGCCAGCGCGAGGTCTATGTGATGGACGCCGACGGTCGCCACGCACGGGCTGCGACCAGGAGCCCTTCGCTCAAGTCTTTCCCCTCTTGGCTGCCGGACGCCGGCGGGATCCTCTACACGTCGTACACCAAGGAAGGTCCCGCCGGACTCTTCATGACATCACGGGGAAAGGTGCGCGCGGGACGGCTGTTTCCAGAACTGTTGCCGGGGTTTGCAAAGTTTCGAGGCGTGTTCGATCGCAGCGGAGACTACCTGGCGATCGTGGCCAGTATTCGGGGTGTGAGCGATATCTACACCGTGCACCGGGCCACGGGCAAACTCAAACGTCTGACCAAAAGTCCCGCAATCGAGGTGGGGCCGAGTTGGTCGCCCGACGGTGAACGACTGGCATTTGTATCGGACCGCTCGGGCTCCCCGCAGATCTACACGATGAATCGCCACGGCGGCGACGTCAAACGCATCACCTACAACGGCAGCTACAACACCTCTCCCGCATGGTCCCCCGACGGGCAGTGGATCGCGTACGAAACCCGGGTCGAGGGACAATTCGACATCTGGTTGGTCGATCCAAGCGGAACCACGAGTGTTCCGTTGATCACCCATCGACGCAGCGACGAATCTCCCAGTTGGTCACCCGACGGACGCAAGCTCGCCTTCAGCTCGACCCGCCGAGGCCCGGCGGACATCTACTTGATCGACAGGAACGGTGAAAATTTGCAGCGCCTGACGCGAAATTCGGGAGACAACTTGAGCCCCGCATGGGGTCCATTTCCGCGTTAG
- a CDS encoding TonB C-terminal domain-containing protein — MSVSNTDSWFEAQDIVQQRTFVRSLAISFALHLGVALLFVIAPEPKPVYSPSVITVRMVSMPSAPSAPVSPTRSKAAPTKAPAPVPVPAQSKPAPVSKKVILPKRAAPVSKQAKPKPKPLAYDDALAALREELGEEIPAPVASTQPQEIAQTEVAENNAAASPGVKEDPVILAWKIATLRHIRQYLRVPQDFMNRSLSTELIVTLSSTGDVLGRPEITRSSTDPYWDDNVLRSLIRSSPLPPPPKPGDWPFRFTPEEGN, encoded by the coding sequence GTGTCAGTCTCGAACACCGATTCATGGTTTGAAGCCCAGGACATCGTCCAGCAGCGCACCTTTGTGCGCTCGCTCGCGATTTCTTTTGCGCTTCACCTGGGCGTGGCGCTCTTGTTCGTGATCGCACCCGAACCCAAGCCGGTGTACTCGCCCTCGGTGATTACTGTGCGCATGGTGTCTATGCCGAGTGCGCCGAGTGCGCCTGTTTCGCCTACCCGAAGCAAGGCGGCGCCCACAAAGGCGCCGGCACCCGTGCCGGTTCCCGCTCAATCGAAGCCGGCGCCGGTCTCCAAAAAGGTGATCCTGCCCAAACGAGCCGCACCGGTGTCGAAGCAAGCAAAGCCGAAGCCCAAACCCCTCGCCTACGACGACGCCTTGGCGGCATTGCGCGAGGAATTGGGCGAGGAGATCCCCGCGCCCGTGGCGTCAACGCAGCCGCAAGAGATCGCGCAGACCGAGGTTGCAGAAAACAACGCCGCGGCTTCGCCGGGCGTCAAGGAAGATCCTGTGATTCTGGCTTGGAAGATCGCGACCCTGCGGCATATCCGTCAGTACTTACGCGTACCCCAGGACTTCATGAATCGATCGCTATCGACGGAATTGATCGTGACCCTGAGCAGCACTGGCGACGTGCTCGGAAGGCCCGAGATCACTCGCTCATCCACCGATCCCTATTGGGACGACAACGTTCTTCGCTCCCTGATTCGCTCGAGTCCACTGCCGCCCCCCCCCAAACCCGGAGACTGGCCGTTCCGCTTTACACCCGAAGAAGGAAACTGA
- the ybgF gene encoding tol-pal system protein YbgF, whose amino-acid sequence MRNQAEFLDRLTSWRVVAALLVVLLVSSLGCVTVAELRKVENRVADMESGQPGGHGLREQIADYVADIDGLRDELRTLEGRLEVAEKAAADALADSRRARMDLAQIKSRSQREGASEAGSPAATSAASETTPAPVAASMGGKAANSALSTGSAGAGKNAPPPEDLSAEIQAYRTAHAAWQDDDTGTCVERFREFLQTYPASPYADDAAFWMADCYYKQAEYKKAVLRFDEVVRNYPAGNKASDALYRQGESLLKLGPGFREAAKRAFERVIKEYPDSARSSEAKRQLELYTSG is encoded by the coding sequence ATGCGGAATCAAGCAGAGTTCTTGGACAGGTTGACGAGTTGGCGCGTGGTCGCCGCCTTGCTGGTTGTACTCCTCGTGTCGAGTTTGGGTTGCGTGACGGTGGCCGAACTTCGCAAAGTCGAAAACCGGGTGGCCGACATGGAGAGCGGCCAGCCCGGGGGCCACGGGTTGCGAGAACAGATCGCAGATTACGTGGCGGACATCGACGGCCTTCGCGACGAGCTCCGAACGCTGGAAGGGCGTCTCGAAGTCGCCGAAAAGGCCGCGGCCGATGCCCTCGCAGACTCTCGCCGGGCGCGCATGGATCTGGCCCAGATCAAGTCGCGCAGCCAGCGTGAAGGCGCTTCCGAAGCCGGAAGCCCGGCTGCAACCTCAGCGGCGAGTGAGACAACGCCTGCGCCGGTCGCCGCCTCGATGGGCGGCAAGGCGGCGAATTCGGCACTGTCGACAGGGTCGGCGGGCGCCGGTAAAAATGCGCCACCGCCCGAAGATCTATCGGCGGAAATTCAGGCCTACCGCACCGCGCACGCCGCCTGGCAAGATGACGACACCGGAACCTGTGTGGAACGGTTTCGCGAATTCCTCCAGACCTATCCGGCTTCGCCCTACGCCGACGACGCCGCCTTCTGGATGGCCGACTGCTACTACAAACAGGCGGAATATAAGAAGGCTGTTTTGCGCTTCGACGAGGTGGTTCGCAATTACCCTGCGGGAAACAAGGCCTCGGACGCTCTTTATCGCCAGGGTGAGTCGCTGTTGAAGCTCGGGCCCGGCTTTCGAGAAGCCGCCAAGCGGGCCTTCGAGCGGGTCATCAAGGAATACCCGGATTCTGCTCGGTCGTCCGAGGCCAAAAGGCAATTGGAGCTCTACACCTCGGGCTAG